A region of Mesorhizobium sp. AR02 DNA encodes the following proteins:
- a CDS encoding alpha/beta hydrolase has protein sequence MPEVIFTGPAGRLEGRYQPSKEKSAPIAIVLHPHPQFGGTMNNKIVYDLFYMFQKRDFTTLRFNFRGIGRSQGEFDHGTGELSDAAAALDWVQSLHPDSKSCWVAGYSFGSWIGMQLLMRRPEIEGFISIAPQPNTYDFSFLAPCPSSGLIIHGDADKVAPPKDVQGLVDKLHTQKGITITQKILPGANHFFANDADLLIEECADYLDRRLAGELSDPRPKRLR, from the coding sequence ATGCCTGAGGTCATTTTCACCGGTCCGGCCGGTCGCCTGGAGGGACGCTACCAGCCCTCCAAGGAAAAGAGCGCGCCAATTGCCATCGTCTTGCATCCGCACCCGCAGTTCGGCGGCACGATGAACAACAAGATCGTCTACGACCTCTTCTACATGTTCCAGAAGCGTGATTTCACCACGCTGCGCTTCAATTTCCGCGGCATCGGCCGCAGCCAGGGCGAGTTCGACCACGGCACGGGCGAATTGTCGGATGCGGCCGCCGCGTTGGACTGGGTCCAGTCGCTGCATCCGGATTCCAAGAGCTGCTGGGTTGCCGGCTATTCCTTCGGCTCGTGGATCGGCATGCAGCTCCTGATGCGCCGGCCCGAGATCGAGGGCTTCATCTCCATCGCGCCGCAGCCGAACACCTATGACTTCTCGTTCCTGGCGCCCTGCCCGTCGTCGGGCCTGATCATCCATGGCGATGCCGACAAGGTGGCGCCGCCGAAGGATGTGCAGGGCCTGGTCGACAAGCTGCACACGCAAAAGGGCATCACCATCACGCAGAAGATTTTGCCCGGCGCCAACCACTTTTTCGCCAACGACGCCGATCTTTTGATCGAGGAATGCGCCGACTATCTCGATCGCCGACTGGCGGGTGAATTGTCCGATCCGCGGCCGAAGCGGCTGAGATAG
- the sufC gene encoding Fe-S cluster assembly ATPase SufC, whose protein sequence is MLEIKNLHARIVDDGTEIIRGLNLTVKAGEVAAIMGPNGSGKSTLSYILAGREDYEVTEGDILYNGQSILEMDPAERATSGIFLAFQYPMEIPGVATMEFLKVAMNEQRKARGEEPLKIPEFLKRVKEAAASLSMDMAMLKRPLNVGFSGGEKKRAEILQMKLLEPKLCVLDETDSGLDIDALKIVSDGVNALRAPDRAFLVITHYQRLLEHIVPDSVHVLYKGQVIKSGDKSLALDLEANGYAGVIGEAA, encoded by the coding sequence ATGCTTGAGATCAAGAACCTGCATGCCCGCATCGTCGATGACGGCACCGAAATCATCCGCGGCCTGAACCTGACGGTGAAAGCCGGCGAGGTCGCCGCCATCATGGGCCCGAACGGCTCGGGCAAGTCGACGCTGTCCTACATCCTCGCCGGCCGCGAGGACTATGAGGTGACCGAGGGCGACATCCTCTACAACGGCCAGTCGATCCTCGAGATGGATCCGGCCGAACGCGCCACGTCAGGCATCTTCCTCGCTTTCCAGTACCCGATGGAAATACCGGGCGTGGCGACGATGGAATTCCTGAAAGTGGCGATGAACGAGCAGCGCAAGGCGCGCGGCGAGGAGCCGCTGAAAATCCCGGAATTTTTGAAGCGGGTGAAGGAAGCCGCAGCATCGCTCAGCATGGACATGGCGATGCTGAAGCGGCCGCTCAATGTCGGCTTCTCCGGCGGCGAGAAGAAGCGCGCCGAGATCCTGCAGATGAAGCTGCTGGAGCCGAAGCTGTGTGTGCTCGACGAGACCGATTCCGGCCTCGACATCGATGCGCTGAAGATCGTTTCCGACGGCGTCAACGCTTTGCGCGCGCCGGACCGGGCGTTCCTGGTCATCACCCACTACCAGCGGCTGCTCGAACACATCGTGCCGGATAGCGTGCACGTGCTCTACAAGGGCCAGGTCATCAAGTCCGGCGACAAGTCGCTGGCGCTCGACCTCGAAGCCAATGGCTATGCCGGCGTGATCGGCGAAGCCGCGTGA
- a CDS encoding GFA family protein — MPLLLKGSCRCNAVRFEVESHTPVPFMLCYCSICRKQQGGGGFAINLGADYETLNIRGKRSLGVYRAEIEDDEHPHCEVSTGERNFCRKCGSALWLYDPTWPELVHPFASAIDSDLPKPPEKVHLMLKYKANWVEPDIGKGDKAFDVYPEESIADWHKRTGMWVE; from the coding sequence ATGCCGCTTCTGCTCAAGGGATCCTGCCGTTGCAACGCCGTGCGTTTCGAGGTGGAAAGCCACACACCGGTGCCGTTCATGCTGTGCTACTGCTCGATCTGCCGCAAGCAGCAGGGCGGTGGCGGTTTCGCCATCAATCTCGGCGCCGACTACGAGACGCTGAACATCAGGGGTAAGCGCAGCCTCGGCGTCTACCGGGCCGAGATTGAAGATGACGAGCATCCCCATTGCGAGGTCTCGACCGGCGAGCGCAATTTCTGCCGCAAATGCGGGTCGGCGCTCTGGCTCTACGACCCGACCTGGCCGGAGCTGGTGCATCCCTTCGCCTCGGCGATCGACAGCGACCTGCCAAAACCGCCTGAAAAGGTGCATCTGATGCTGAAATACAAGGCGAACTGGGTCGAACCCGATATCGGCAAGGGTGACAAGGCGTTCGATGTTTATCCCGAAGAATCAATCGCGGACTGGCACAAGCGGACGGGGATGTGGGTCGAGTAG
- the sufA gene encoding Fe-S cluster assembly scaffold SufA: protein MGRFAVITMTEKAADRVREIVATRDNAHGIRLGIKKGGCAGMEYTVDLVTEPNTKDDHIERDGAHVYVAPEAALFLFGTEMDFEQTTLRTGFTFHNPNQSSACGCGESVELKPADLKALAEARASA from the coding sequence ATGGGACGCTTCGCCGTCATCACGATGACCGAAAAGGCCGCCGACCGGGTGCGCGAGATCGTGGCTACCCGTGACAACGCGCACGGCATCCGCCTCGGCATCAAGAAGGGCGGCTGCGCCGGTATGGAATATACGGTCGATCTGGTGACCGAGCCCAACACCAAGGACGACCATATCGAGCGCGACGGCGCCCATGTCTATGTCGCGCCGGAGGCAGCCCTTTTCCTGTTCGGCACCGAGATGGATTTCGAACAGACGACGCTGCGCACCGGCTTCACCTTCCACAACCCGAACCAGAGTTCGGCCTGTGGCTGCGGCGAATCCGTCGAACTGAAGCCGGCCGATCTCAAGGCGCTGGCAGAGGCACGCGCTTCGGCCTGA
- the sufB gene encoding Fe-S cluster assembly protein SufB yields MPAVQDTIDRVRKIDVDQYKYGFQTEIAVDKAPKGLSEDIIRFISAKKDEPSWMLEWRLEAYRRWLTLEEPTWARVHYPKIDFQDIYYYAAPKSTPGPSSLSDVDPELLKVYEKLGIPLREQEILAGVQKTDASDLEEPSDNVYKSGRVAVDAVFDSVSVVTTFKKELAQAGVIFCSISEAIREHPELVQKYLGSVVPTSDNFYATLNSAVFTDGSFVFVPKGVRCPMELSTYFRMNEKNTGQFERTLIIAEEGAYVSYLEGCTAPQRDENQLHAAVVELVALDDAEIKYSTVQNWYPGDAEGKGGIYNFVTKRGDCRGDRSKISWTQVETGSAITWKYPSCILRGDDSSGEFYSIAVSNGYQQVDSGTKMIHLGKNTSSRIISKGIAAGFSQNTYRGQVSAHRKATNARNFTNCDSLLIGDQCGAHTVPYMEAKNSTAQFEHEATTSKISEDQKFYVMQRGIPEEEAIALIVNGFVKDVIQQLPMEFAVEAQKLIGISLEGSVG; encoded by the coding sequence ATGCCTGCTGTGCAGGACACGATCGATCGGGTCCGAAAGATCGACGTCGACCAATACAAATACGGATTCCAGACCGAAATCGCTGTCGACAAGGCTCCCAAGGGCCTGAGCGAAGACATCATCCGTTTCATTTCGGCCAAGAAGGACGAACCGTCCTGGATGCTGGAATGGCGCCTGGAAGCCTATCGGCGCTGGCTGACGCTGGAAGAGCCGACCTGGGCGCGCGTCCACTATCCGAAGATCGATTTCCAGGACATCTATTATTACGCGGCACCCAAGAGCACGCCGGGCCCGTCGTCGCTCAGCGATGTCGATCCCGAACTGCTGAAGGTCTACGAGAAGCTCGGCATTCCGTTGCGGGAGCAGGAGATCCTGGCCGGCGTGCAGAAGACCGACGCCTCCGATCTCGAGGAGCCCAGCGACAACGTCTACAAGTCGGGCCGCGTCGCCGTCGACGCGGTGTTCGATTCCGTCTCCGTCGTCACCACCTTCAAGAAGGAGCTGGCGCAGGCCGGCGTCATCTTCTGCTCGATCTCGGAAGCCATCCGCGAGCATCCGGAACTGGTGCAAAAATATCTCGGCTCGGTCGTGCCGACCTCGGACAATTTCTACGCCACGCTGAATTCGGCTGTCTTCACCGACGGGTCTTTCGTCTTCGTGCCCAAGGGCGTGCGCTGCCCGATGGAGCTGTCGACCTATTTCCGCATGAACGAGAAGAACACCGGCCAGTTCGAGCGCACCCTGATCATCGCCGAGGAGGGGGCTTACGTCTCCTATCTCGAGGGCTGCACGGCGCCGCAACGCGACGAAAACCAGCTGCATGCGGCGGTCGTCGAGCTGGTGGCGCTCGACGATGCCGAGATCAAATATTCGACGGTGCAGAACTGGTATCCCGGCGACGCCGAGGGCAAGGGCGGCATCTACAATTTCGTCACCAAGCGCGGCGACTGCCGTGGCGACCGCTCGAAGATTTCGTGGACGCAGGTCGAAACCGGTTCGGCGATCACCTGGAAATATCCAAGCTGCATTCTGCGTGGCGACGACTCCTCCGGCGAATTCTATTCGATCGCTGTGTCGAACGGCTATCAGCAGGTCGATAGCGGCACCAAGATGATCCATCTCGGCAAGAACACCTCGAGCCGCATCATCTCCAAGGGCATTGCCGCCGGCTTCTCGCAGAACACCTATCGCGGCCAGGTCTCGGCGCACCGCAAGGCGACCAACGCCCGCAACTTCACCAACTGTGACAGTCTGCTGATCGGCGACCAGTGCGGCGCGCACACCGTGCCTTACATGGAAGCCAAGAACTCGACGGCGCAGTTCGAGCACGAGGCGACGACGTCCAAGATTTCCGAGGACCAGAAATTCTACGTCATGCAGCGCGGCATTCCCGAAGAGGAAGCCATCGCGCTGATCGTCAACGGCTTCGTCAAGGACGTCATCCAGCAGCTGCCGATGGAGTTCGCGGTCGAAGCGCAGAAGCTGATCGGCATCTCGCTTGAGGGCTCGGTCGGCTGA
- a CDS encoding cysteine desulfurase, which yields MDQKVENIPYDVEAIRRDFPILSREVYGKPLVYLDNGASAQKPQVVLDTIQHAYSQEYANVHRGLHFLSNAATDAYEKARETVRRFLNAPSIDNIVFTSNTTSAINTVAYGYGMPNIGEGDEIVLSIMEHHSNIVPWHFIRERQGAKLVWVPVDDLGVFHIEEFEKRLTDRTKLVAITQMSNALGTVTPIKEIVRIAHSRGIPVLVDGSQSAVHMPIDVQDLDCDFFVFTGHKVYGPSGIGVLYGKKDILAGMRPFMGGGEMIEEVTEDIVTYNEPPHRFEAGTPPIVQAIGLGAALDYMDSIGRERIAAHEEDLKTYAHERLRAINSLRIFGDAPGKGAIISFELQGIHAHDVSMVIDRQGVAVRAGTHCAQPLLKRFGVTSTCRASFGMYNTRAEVDALAEALEKARKFFG from the coding sequence ATGGACCAGAAAGTCGAAAACATCCCATACGACGTCGAGGCGATCCGCCGCGACTTCCCGATCCTGTCGCGCGAAGTCTATGGCAAGCCACTGGTCTATCTCGACAATGGCGCCTCGGCACAAAAGCCGCAGGTGGTGCTCGATACGATCCAGCACGCCTATTCCCAGGAATATGCCAACGTCCATCGCGGCCTGCATTTCCTGTCCAACGCGGCGACCGATGCCTATGAGAAGGCGCGTGAGACGGTGCGCCGCTTCCTCAATGCGCCGAGCATCGACAACATCGTCTTCACCTCGAACACGACGTCGGCGATCAACACCGTCGCCTACGGCTATGGCATGCCAAACATCGGCGAGGGCGACGAGATCGTGCTGTCGATCATGGAGCACCACTCCAACATCGTTCCCTGGCATTTCATCCGTGAGCGGCAGGGCGCCAAGCTGGTCTGGGTGCCGGTTGACGATCTCGGCGTCTTCCACATCGAGGAATTCGAGAAGCGGCTGACCGACCGCACCAAGCTCGTCGCCATCACGCAGATGTCCAATGCGCTGGGCACGGTGACGCCGATCAAGGAGATCGTGCGCATCGCGCATTCGCGTGGAATTCCCGTTCTCGTCGACGGCAGCCAGAGCGCCGTGCATATGCCGATCGACGTCCAGGATCTCGACTGCGACTTCTTCGTCTTCACCGGCCACAAGGTTTACGGCCCTTCCGGCATCGGCGTGCTCTACGGCAAGAAGGACATTCTCGCTGGCATGCGTCCGTTCATGGGTGGTGGCGAGATGATCGAGGAGGTGACGGAAGACATCGTCACCTACAACGAGCCGCCGCATCGCTTCGAGGCCGGCACGCCGCCGATCGTGCAGGCGATCGGGCTCGGCGCGGCACTCGACTACATGGATAGCATTGGCCGCGAGCGCATCGCAGCCCACGAGGAAGACCTCAAGACTTATGCGCATGAGCGGCTGCGCGCCATCAACTCGCTGCGCATCTTCGGCGACGCGCCGGGCAAGGGCGCCATCATCTCCTTCGAACTGCAAGGCATTCATGCCCATGACGTATCGATGGTGATAGACAGGCAGGGCGTGGCAGTGCGGGCGGGCACCCATTGTGCCCAGCCGCTGTTGAAACGCTTTGGCGTAACCTCCACATGCAGGGCATCGTTCGGCATGTATAATACCAGGGCCGAAGTCGACGCTTTGGCCGAGGCGCTTGAAAAAGCGCGCAAGTTTTTTGGGTGA
- a CDS encoding cysteine desulfurase family protein codes for MAAKRAYLDYNASAPLLPAAREAMVAALDVAANPSSVHAEGRAARRLIETARREVATLVNARPEHVVFTSGATEAASTLLSPDWQMGRGSVRMSRLYVCEADHPCLLNGGRFPAAQVTRIGVDANGVANLAALAAVLADHDKTDGLPLVAIHAANNETGVIQPIDRIAAIVKAAGGILVVDAVQAAGRVSIDMSAGYADYLILSSHKIGGPKGVGAIVAAADLMMPKPLINGGGQEKGHRGGTENLAAIAGFGAAAREALAGLPAIDAVRKRRDEIEAIVKMLVPDAEIFGTGAPRLANTTFFAIAGVKAETAQIAFDLAGVALSAGSACSSGKVGPSHVLKAMGFGDSLGALRVSIGSTTGVEDIELFRTALAGIAARQAAREKADREEAA; via the coding sequence ATGGCCGCAAAACGCGCCTATCTCGACTATAATGCCAGTGCGCCGCTGCTCCCAGCGGCACGCGAGGCTATGGTCGCGGCGCTCGACGTCGCCGCCAACCCGTCATCGGTTCATGCCGAGGGGCGCGCCGCGCGCCGCCTGATCGAGACCGCAAGGCGCGAGGTCGCGACTCTGGTCAATGCCCGGCCCGAACATGTCGTGTTCACATCCGGTGCGACCGAGGCCGCCTCGACGCTCCTTTCACCGGACTGGCAAATGGGACGCGGCAGCGTGCGCATGAGCCGGCTCTACGTCTGCGAGGCCGATCATCCCTGCCTGTTGAACGGCGGACGCTTCCCGGCGGCGCAGGTGACGCGCATCGGCGTCGATGCCAACGGCGTTGCCAATCTTGCAGCCTTGGCCGCGGTGCTTGCCGATCACGACAAGACCGATGGTCTGCCGCTGGTTGCGATCCACGCCGCCAACAACGAGACCGGCGTCATCCAGCCGATCGATCGGATCGCGGCGATCGTCAAGGCCGCGGGCGGCATCCTTGTCGTCGATGCGGTTCAGGCGGCGGGCCGCGTTTCCATCGACATGTCAGCGGGTTACGCCGACTATTTGATTCTGTCTTCGCACAAGATTGGCGGCCCCAAGGGCGTCGGCGCCATTGTCGCCGCCGCCGATCTGATGATGCCGAAACCTCTGATCAATGGCGGTGGCCAGGAAAAGGGCCATCGCGGTGGCACGGAAAACCTCGCCGCCATCGCTGGTTTTGGTGCTGCCGCACGCGAAGCGCTGGCCGGATTGCCGGCGATCGACGCGGTGCGCAAGCGCCGCGACGAGATCGAGGCCATCGTGAAAATGCTGGTCCCGGACGCGGAAATCTTTGGAACCGGCGCGCCAAGGCTTGCCAATACGACATTCTTCGCTATTGCGGGCGTCAAGGCCGAAACCGCGCAGATCGCCTTTGATCTCGCCGGTGTGGCGCTGTCGGCCGGCTCCGCCTGTTCGTCGGGCAAGGTCGGACCGAGCCATGTGCTGAAGGCCATGGGTTTCGGTGACAGTCTTGGCGCCTTGCGCGTGTCGATCGGTTCGACGACGGGTGTCGAGGACATCGAGCTGTTCCGCACCGCGCTGGCGGGCATCGCCGCACGGCAAGCCGCCAGAGAAAAGGCGGATAGAGAAGAAGCCGCGTAG
- a CDS encoding SUF system Fe-S cluster assembly protein, whose amino-acid sequence MDDASIAAETTPEPAANSVVSASAIPADELARLTDDIVSALKTVYDPEIPADIYELGLVYKIDIEDDRSVKIDMTLTAPGCPVAGEMPGWVENAVGAVEGVSGVEVNMTFDPPWSPDRMSEEAQVAVGWY is encoded by the coding sequence ATGGATGATGCAAGCATCGCTGCCGAAACCACTCCGGAACCCGCTGCCAACAGCGTCGTGTCGGCCTCGGCCATTCCCGCCGACGAACTGGCGCGGCTGACCGACGACATCGTCTCGGCGCTGAAGACGGTCTACGACCCGGAAATCCCGGCCGACATCTACGAGCTCGGCCTCGTCTACAAGATCGACATCGAGGACGACCGCTCGGTCAAGATCGACATGACGCTGACCGCCCCCGGCTGCCCCGTCGCCGGCGAAATGCCGGGATGGGTCGAAAATGCCGTCGGCGCCGTCGAAGGCGTGTCCGGCGTCGAGGTCAACATGACCTTCGACCCGCCCTGGTCGCCCGACCGCATGTCGGAAGAGGCGCAGGTGGCGGTGGGCTGGTACTAG
- a CDS encoding FMN-binding negative transcriptional regulator, with protein sequence MYEPPHFQETRPDVLHGLIRAHPLGLLISNGPDGPVADAIPFLLDAEASPNGRLRAHLARANPHWRLIADNPASPVLIVFQGTDAYVTPSWYETKRETGKVVPTWNYAIVQVRGTAKVIDDQDWLAQQIADLTLSQEGPREAPWAVTDAPAPFIQSQIKGIIGLEIEISEIHGKWKVSQNRPVADRVGVAQGLENEEHQSPDMASLVRSYGGLDGN encoded by the coding sequence ATGTACGAGCCTCCCCATTTCCAGGAAACGCGGCCCGACGTGCTGCACGGACTGATCAGGGCGCATCCGCTCGGCCTGCTGATCTCGAACGGGCCTGACGGCCCGGTCGCCGACGCCATTCCGTTCCTGCTCGACGCCGAAGCGTCGCCGAACGGCAGACTGCGGGCGCACCTGGCCAGGGCCAACCCGCACTGGCGTCTCATCGCCGACAATCCGGCATCGCCCGTGCTGATCGTTTTCCAGGGCACCGATGCCTATGTGACGCCGTCCTGGTACGAGACCAAGCGCGAGACCGGCAAGGTGGTGCCGACCTGGAACTATGCCATCGTGCAGGTGCGCGGCACGGCAAAAGTGATCGACGACCAGGACTGGCTGGCACAGCAGATCGCCGACCTGACCCTATCGCAGGAAGGCCCTCGCGAGGCCCCCTGGGCGGTGACCGACGCGCCGGCGCCCTTCATCCAGTCGCAGATCAAGGGCATCATCGGGCTGGAAATCGAAATCAGCGAAATACACGGCAAGTGGAAGGTCAGCCAGAACCGACCGGTCGCCGACCGTGTGGGCGTTGCGCAAGGCCTGGAAAATGAAGAGCACCAGTCGCCTGATATGGCCAGCCTGGTGAGATCGTACGGCGGCCTGGACGGCAATTAG
- the sufD gene encoding Fe-S cluster assembly protein SufD: MNMHTQPQRTPAETALIDAFGDRLSLLPGDGAVMLKRDDAIEAIKHGLPTRRIESWHYTDLRRLLNVVPDFDAAAMAKALAPIVEGSAVLPVLNGKSDAKVPTIEGVTVQRLLEKLTDGSIAPGLDSYGSDDAIGALNTAFVADGYFVDIADGTELEKPIELQNVQAGGQTHVRLAVRVGAGAKAVIVERQAGDGAALISSVSQLVLGEGAEVTWLIVQEQPETATHLAQFKAHIGKNAKLTLFVMNAGGKLVRQEIMVRTTGEGADFKLRGINLLAGDTHSDVTMVLDHAVPHTTSTEVIRNVVTGKARGVFQGRINVHQYAQKTNAKMACNTLLLSDDGEFSTKPELEIFADDVVCGHGATVTEIDHDHLFYLMARGVDEKTARGLLVKAFVAEVIEELDDETIVEALEARLDDWFVTHG; this comes from the coding sequence ATGAATATGCACACACAACCGCAGCGGACACCGGCCGAAACCGCGTTGATCGACGCGTTCGGCGACCGGCTGTCGCTGCTGCCGGGCGATGGCGCGGTGATGCTGAAGCGCGACGACGCCATCGAGGCGATCAAGCATGGCCTGCCGACGCGGCGCATCGAATCCTGGCACTACACCGACCTGCGCCGGCTGTTGAACGTGGTGCCGGACTTCGATGCCGCTGCCATGGCCAAGGCTCTTGCTCCGATCGTCGAAGGCTCCGCCGTGTTGCCGGTTCTGAACGGCAAGTCCGATGCGAAGGTGCCGACAATTGAGGGCGTGACCGTCCAGCGCCTGTTGGAAAAGCTGACCGACGGCAGCATCGCGCCGGGCCTCGATTCCTATGGCAGCGACGATGCGATCGGTGCGCTGAACACGGCTTTCGTCGCCGATGGCTACTTTGTCGACATCGCCGATGGCACGGAACTCGAAAAGCCGATCGAGCTGCAGAATGTGCAGGCCGGCGGCCAGACCCATGTGCGCTTGGCCGTTCGCGTTGGCGCCGGCGCCAAGGCCGTGATCGTCGAGCGTCAGGCGGGTGATGGCGCCGCCCTGATCAGTTCGGTCAGCCAGCTCGTGCTCGGTGAGGGCGCCGAGGTGACGTGGCTGATCGTCCAGGAGCAGCCGGAGACGGCGACGCATCTGGCGCAGTTCAAGGCCCATATCGGCAAGAACGCGAAGCTGACACTGTTCGTCATGAACGCCGGCGGCAAGCTTGTTCGCCAGGAGATCATGGTCAGGACGACGGGTGAAGGCGCCGACTTCAAGCTGCGCGGCATCAACCTGCTTGCGGGCGATACCCACTCCGACGTGACCATGGTGCTCGACCACGCCGTGCCGCACACGACGTCCACCGAGGTCATCCGCAATGTGGTGACGGGCAAGGCCCGCGGCGTTTTTCAGGGCCGCATCAACGTCCATCAATATGCGCAGAAGACCAACGCCAAGATGGCCTGCAACACGCTGCTTTTGTCGGACGATGGCGAGTTCTCGACCAAGCCGGAGCTCGAGATCTTCGCCGACGACGTCGTCTGCGGCCACGGCGCGACGGTGACCGAGATCGACCACGACCACCTGTTCTACCTGATGGCGCGCGGCGTCGACGAGAAGACCGCGCGGGGATTGCTCGTCAAAGCCTTTGTCGCCGAGGTGATCGAGGAACTGGACGACGAGACGATTGTCGAGGCGCTGGAAGCGAGACTCGACGACTGGTTTGTGACGCACGGGTGA
- a CDS encoding phosphatase PAP2 family protein, producing the protein MQIVRRRFAVRPVRYPNIAWPVWGLVWVLLTAAAFVRLDTPAGMVHGQWSGARLAEFLTQFALGGWYLIPSALLLVAANLIDWRSLSRRSLMLVYNWTCLAFLVLSAVGLSGLLVNVLKYAIGRARPLYFQDFGVLALHPFAFDARFAGFPSGHATTMGAVFGVLLLLFPRRWYIALVITACFASTRVFVGAHYPSDTVAGFGLGCAFALACGLVFARLGFIFRPAASGLPGRKKTFRLTWFGRRQGSKPNAR; encoded by the coding sequence ATGCAGATCGTGAGAAGGCGCTTTGCCGTTCGTCCGGTGCGTTACCCCAACATTGCATGGCCGGTTTGGGGGCTGGTTTGGGTGTTGCTGACGGCGGCGGCATTCGTTCGCCTCGATACACCGGCAGGGATGGTTCATGGCCAATGGTCGGGAGCCAGGCTTGCCGAATTCCTGACCCAGTTCGCTCTCGGCGGCTGGTACCTGATCCCGTCAGCGCTTTTGCTCGTCGCGGCCAATCTGATCGATTGGCGCAGCCTTTCACGGCGATCGCTGATGCTCGTCTACAACTGGACTTGCCTGGCTTTTCTGGTGCTGAGTGCCGTCGGCCTGTCCGGGCTGCTGGTCAATGTCCTGAAATATGCGATCGGCCGGGCGCGTCCGCTCTACTTCCAGGATTTTGGTGTGCTCGCCCTGCATCCCTTCGCCTTTGATGCGCGCTTCGCTGGCTTTCCGTCCGGCCATGCCACGACGATGGGGGCGGTCTTCGGCGTTCTCCTGCTTTTGTTTCCGAGGCGTTGGTATATCGCCCTGGTGATAACCGCCTGTTTCGCCTCGACCAGGGTTTTCGTCGGCGCCCACTATCCGAGCGACACGGTCGCCGGCTTTGGTCTTGGCTGCGCCTTTGCGCTCGCCTGCGGGCTGGTCTTTGCCCGGCTCGGCTTCATCTTCCGTCCGGCAGCGTCGGGGTTGCCGGGTCGCAAGAAGACGTTTCGGCTGACATGGTTCGGTAGGCGACAAGGGTCCAAGCCGAATGCGCGTTGA